The DNA sequence CTTCGCGTTATGCCCCGGCATGAAGTCGTGTCATAACAAAGGCGGGACGCCAATGGCCGGTTTCAGCATTCCCTCTCAGCATGCCTATGCTCGCTCGATCCTACGAGCAGACCGTAGTCGATTCCTCACTTCAGTGCGAAGAGTCGCGAGCGCGGATTCACGAGTTGCCGGAAGCACTCGTGCACGACGTCTGGAACAGACGGGAATACGATCACAAGTATCTCGAAACAGTTCAGGGCGAATCGGTACTCGTACTTCAGACAGGTCAACCAAACCGGGACGCTGGACCCGACTTCCTCGACGCGCGCATCAAGATCGGTCGAACCGAATGGGTTGGAGATGTCGAGATTCATCGCACCTCGAGCGAGTGGCTCCAGCATCGCCATGATCAAGATGCTCGCTACAACCGGGTCATTCTTCACGTCGTGCTCGTGGCCGATCTGTGGACGGGCCGACTCAAACGCGAGGATACCACGCTCTTGCCCGAGATCGCGCTTTCCGGGTTTCTGCGCCGGCCGCTTCGGCAGCTGCTCGTACAGCTCCATAGAAGCAACGGCACAGTCCTGCCGTGTGAACACGCGTGGCCACGACTCCCCGCATCATTGACGGGTTCCTTCGTCAGGGAGATGGCTGAGGTCCGACTTTCACGGCGCGCTGCTGAAGTTCAGACCGAGTTCGATCGATCGGGAAACCTGGATCAGGTCGTGTATGCCCGTGTACTCGCTGCGCTCGGATACTCCAAGAATCAGGAACCCATGCATGAGCTTGCTCAACGCGTTCCGCTGGCAGAACTTCACGGGTGTGGCAACAGGATCGACGCGGAGGCACTTCTGCTGGGTACCGCGGCGCTGATTCCCTCACCGGAAGCGGTTGAAGGTGACCAGGATTCCGTTGCGTACGTCGAATTGCTCAGGCGCAGGTATAGGAGCATTGCACGACGTACCGACCGGCCCGCAATGAACCGGACTCAATGGACTTTCTTCCGTTTGAGACCATCCAACTTTCCTCCAATCCGTATCGCGCAGGCCGCCGCTCTCGTCGCCGACGGATTTCTCGGCTCCGATCAACCCGGAGCCAGACTTATGGGAATCGTCGAGCGGTCAGATAGCCGTCTGAAGACGCTCCGCGAGATGATGGCCGTCACGATGAATCCGTTCTGGCTGTCACACGTCCGACTGGAAAGACCGCTGCGAGGCTCTGCAACCTCACTGGGCATTGGCCGCATTGATCACATCTTGCTCAACGCGATCCTCCCGGTTCTGGACTTCCAGGCCGCAAAATCCGGAAAGGCCGAAGTCAGACAACAGATCCGCCAGATATACCGCGAACTTCCCGCCGAGAACGACGAGATAATACGTCGTTACACTGACCTTGGAGTTCCGCACAACAGTGCAGAGACCACCCAGGGCATACACGAACTGCATGGCAGTCTTTGCATTCGACACGGGTGCCTGAGATGTCAGATCGGACGCTTTATATTGTCGAGGTAGATGCGCCTCCAACCACTCTTTCACCATGGATCCAGCTATCGTCCGGCTTGTTCGCATGACCTTCCAGACAGAGAAGGTCGAAGAATTCCTGCAGCTGTTCAGTCGGGTTGCCGGCTACATCCGCGCATTTCCGGGGTGCAAAAGGCTTGAGTTGCTGGAGGACCACGAACAGCCGAACGTCTTCACGACATACAGCATATGGGCTTCGGACCGCGACCTCGACGAATACAAACTCAGCCCGTTGTTTGAGGAAACGTGGGCTATCACCAGGGCGATGTTTTCAGAAAGCCCGACGGCCGTCAGCTACCGCGTGGTTCGCACGGCGGAAGAGATCGACCAGCTTGCCGGAACCCTCGGCAGCAATTAGGATCAAGACGACCTGTCACGGATCTCTGCGAATCACCTGTCCACGATCCGAAGCCGCGAGCATGTACTCCACGCCCACATAAAACGGCGGCACGTGCTGATACGTAGCCGGGTCTCGAAGAAGCGGACGCATCCATCCGGCATCCTCAGCCACCCGGCTCAGAACGTCTTCGTACATATTCGCGATTCGGTGGTGGTCGGTGACAATACTTCCGAGGAGCCGACTTGAGGATCGGTATCCCGCCCAACCAGACGTCAGAATCGACAACTCCTTTCGGTGCGAATCGAACAGACGCACGTGATCAGCAACAATCGACTCGAACCGGTCAGCGTGAACGGCCAATGCTGGATTGGCGGACACCTTGCTACGGAGCGCGGCCAGGTTGTTCTCCGCACGCGCCAGCGAACGCTCGAACTGGTCATTCGCCTGATCAATCTCCGTAATCGTCTTCACTTCCGTGCCGTAACCGCCATACATCCGACATCCGGAAAGCAGTAGGACAGAAAAGATTACGAGAGCGGAAGTTCGCGAGGCTGCTGTGATGTGATCCACGGTTGAGCAGGTCTTATTGTGTTTCTACGAGAATGACAGCGTGTCCGGTGTCGAGCAAGACAATCGAAAACGAACAATTGTGATTCGATGATCCCCGCATGCATGTAGAGCGACGACGCTGGCCGACTATCAAATGACGGTGCCGGCCGGAATCGACACGTTCTTCGGCACGACGATGATGCCATCGCGAATAACAAAGCCCTCTCCTTCTCCTTCCTGGACTCCTGCCGCATTCGCAATGACGCAATCTTCGCCGATACTGACGTTGCGATCGATGATCGCGTTCTCAACTCGCGAGCGCGCTCCGATTCCCGGCCGGTCCGGACCATTCTTGACCTCTCTGATCTCGGAATCGGTCCAGGGATAGTAGTCCGCGCCCATGAACACCGAGTTCTTGAGAACGGCTCCATGATCAAAGAAGGACCGGATCCCGACGACGGAGTTGACTATTTCGGCGTCCACAATGACGCACGATTCGGCCACGATGGAACGCGTGATACGGGAATTCTGGATCTTCGCTGGCGCAAGCATCCGCGCATTCGTGTACAGGGGCATCTTGGGATTGAACATGTCGAAATCGGGCTCCTCCTTCGCGAGCATCAAATTCGCGTCATAAAACGAGCGGATCGTCCCGATATCACTCCAATAGCCTTCGAACGGATAGCTTACGACGCGCAAATTCTTGATCGCCGACGGTATGATTTCCTTGCCGAAATCATGTGCATTTGGATGAGCATCCAGCAGGGACCGAAGAACCCCCTGATTAAAGACGTAGATACCCATCGACGCCAGAAATGTCCGGCCCTGGGCCTTCATCGTTTCGCTTACCGGGCTGACCTTGTCTGCAAGTTCGTCACGAGGGGGTTTCTCGTAGAACTCAGTGATCACGTGATCCTCGTCCGTTTTCAGAATACCGAAGCCAGGTGCCTCATCGGCGGTGACGGGAATCGAGGCAATCGAAATCTCCGCCTCCGACTTCTTGTGGTGCGCAAGAAGCTTCCGGTAGTCCATCGAATAGAGCTGGTCGCCCGAAAGAATCAGGGCGTAGTCGTACCTGTAGCTGACCAGGTGGTTCATGCTCTGCCGAACCGCATCGGCCGTACCCTGAAACCAGTCCTTCGACAGCGGAGTTTGCTCCGCAGCCAGGATATTCACAAAGCCGTTTCTGAATCTGTCGAATTGATATGACCGGGCGATGTGACGGTTCAGGCTGGCGGAATTGAACTGCGTCAGGACAAACATCCGATTGATGTCCGAGTTGATGCAGTTGGAGATGGGAATGTCGATGAGGCGGTACTTACCGGCGAGCGGAACTGCCGGCTTTGACCTGTGAAGTGTCAACGGGTGAAGGCGACTTCCGGCACCGCCTCCAAGAATCACACTGATAATCTCGTCCATTCTCTCCTCCCGCGCCGAGTGGCGCTCTTGGTCGACCCAGCTACTAATCGTTGTGAGTGCACGATACGGAATCGTGCATAGCGTGAAATATACAATCGCAGAGCACGACTCATTGTAGGTGGAAACGGGAAGATTCGTCCCCATGAGATTGCAGGCATAGCGTGCCGAAACACGAGCAACGGCGGGTGGTACACGCACCTGCACCC is a window from the Rhodothermales bacterium genome containing:
- a CDS encoding glucose-1-phosphate adenylyltransferase; its protein translation is MDEIISVILGGGAGSRLHPLTLHRSKPAVPLAGKYRLIDIPISNCINSDINRMFVLTQFNSASLNRHIARSYQFDRFRNGFVNILAAEQTPLSKDWFQGTADAVRQSMNHLVSYRYDYALILSGDQLYSMDYRKLLAHHKKSEAEISIASIPVTADEAPGFGILKTDEDHVITEFYEKPPRDELADKVSPVSETMKAQGRTFLASMGIYVFNQGVLRSLLDAHPNAHDFGKEIIPSAIKNLRVVSYPFEGYWSDIGTIRSFYDANLMLAKEEPDFDMFNPKMPLYTNARMLAPAKIQNSRITRSIVAESCVIVDAEIVNSVVGIRSFFDHGAVLKNSVFMGADYYPWTDSEIREVKNGPDRPGIGARSRVENAIIDRNVSIGEDCVIANAAGVQEGEGEGFVIRDGIIVVPKNVSIPAGTVI
- a CDS encoding DUF2851 family protein, with the translated sequence MLARSYEQTVVDSSLQCEESRARIHELPEALVHDVWNRREYDHKYLETVQGESVLVLQTGQPNRDAGPDFLDARIKIGRTEWVGDVEIHRTSSEWLQHRHDQDARYNRVILHVVLVADLWTGRLKREDTTLLPEIALSGFLRRPLRQLLVQLHRSNGTVLPCEHAWPRLPASLTGSFVREMAEVRLSRRAAEVQTEFDRSGNLDQVVYARVLAALGYSKNQEPMHELAQRVPLAELHGCGNRIDAEALLLGTAALIPSPEAVEGDQDSVAYVELLRRRYRSIARRTDRPAMNRTQWTFFRLRPSNFPPIRIAQAAALVADGFLGSDQPGARLMGIVERSDSRLKTLREMMAVTMNPFWLSHVRLERPLRGSATSLGIGRIDHILLNAILPVLDFQAAKSGKAEVRQQIRQIYRELPAENDEIIRRYTDLGVPHNSAETTQGIHELHGSLCIRHGCLRCQIGRFILSR
- a CDS encoding antibiotic biosynthesis monooxygenase, with the translated sequence MDPAIVRLVRMTFQTEKVEEFLQLFSRVAGYIRAFPGCKRLELLEDHEQPNVFTTYSIWASDRDLDEYKLSPLFEETWAITRAMFSESPTAVSYRVVRTAEEIDQLAGTLGSN